A single Salmo trutta chromosome 14, fSalTru1.1, whole genome shotgun sequence DNA region contains:
- the ccndbp1 gene encoding cyclin-D1-binding protein 1 homolog, whose protein sequence is MKLCVHGAMSADNSCADVSVPLRNLLNSVQCVRDRVKDGESNESNGVFNLSNFWDTLTQAVKAASQEATKLSLAFSKPPLPTQEDGEKFAESIHKSVLTLSTVYYWLPKSDGITLRRLVRDATAEVLDGIVQLVDVIVSSPLQSLSQEQLQSTGGVWSACDQFAHLPRDNREAVLGVLASYIGVVKDAIEEMEQAQGESQDPFSDVLDDEDQDSRGNQDTYWSEEDRQLMAPCQGLMKASAACLRKLLSAVKANGNVSMPETVAQLDDLADIAKEISPSVDDLVLSLYPPMDYSGVDQNACKLTLVLKKVLDIIRVSHVCLEADLNWVQFLNGALDHNLQKIKALIQGSS, encoded by the exons ATGAAGTTGTGCGTTCATGGTGCCATGAGTGCTGATAATTCTTGTGCGGACGTGTCGGTACCTTTACGGAATCTCCTGAACTCGGTCCAGTGTGTTCGAGACCGAGTAAAGG ATGGGGAGTCCAACGAGTCCAATGGGGTGTTCAACCTGTCAAACTTCTGGGATACGCTGA CGCAAGCAGTGAAAGCAGCCTCACAAGAAGCCACTAAGCTCAGCCTTGCCTTCTCTAAGCCTCCCTTGCCAACACAAGAG GATGGTGAGAAGTTTGCTGAATCCATCCACAAGAGCGTTTTGACACtatccactgtgtattactggtTGCCCAAAAGCGATG GTATCACTTTGAGGAGACTGGTGAGAGATGCCACAGCTGAGGTGCTAGATGGCATTGTGCAATTGGTGGACGTCATCGTCAGTTCCCCACTACAAAG TTTATCACAGGAACAGCTCCAATCTACAGGTGGGGTATGGTCAGCGTGTGACCAGTTTGCACACTTACCAAGAG ATAACCGGGAAGCAGTGCTGGGGGTCTTGGCCTCCTATATCGGGGTGGTAAAGGATGccatagaggagatggaacag GCGCAGGGTGAGAGCCAGGACCCATTCAGTGACGTGCTGGATGACGAGGACCAGGACTCGCGGGGCAACCAGGACACATACTGGTCCGAGGAGGACCGCCAGCTCATGGCGCCCTGCCAGGGCCTGATGAAAGCATCTGCTGCCTGCCTGAGGAAGCTGTTGTCTGCCGTCAAGGCCAATGGCAATGTAAGCATGCCAGAGACTGTGGCGCAGCTGGACGACCTGGCCGATATCGCCAAGGAGATCAGCCCCAG TGTTGATGACCTGGTGCTCAGTCTCTACCCACCCATGGATTACTCAGGAGTGGATCAAAAC GCATGTAAACTGACCTTGGTGCTAAAGAAAGTGTTGGATATCATCAG GGTGAGTCACGTGTGTTTAGAAGCAGACCTGAACTGGGTGCAGTTTCTGAACGGGGCCCTGGATCACAACCTACAGAAGATCAAAGCTCTGATTCAAGGCTCCAGCTAG